In Nocardia sputorum, a single genomic region encodes these proteins:
- a CDS encoding AMP-binding protein — MTVHPIVERLRTFDERIAVHCPDPGADGDAGCEPGRQVTNARLATLVEAYATELGPARRLVALAARNDLASLVAYLGALSAGCVVLLAERITAELRDTYDPDIVIEDGRARVVRERSAHRLHPDLALLLSTSGSTGSPKLVRLSAENLRSNAAAIADYLAIGPDDCAATTLPMFYCYGLSVVHSHLVRGASLLLTDRSVLDAEFWQAFRDCRATSFAAVPYTIDLLDRIGFARKSLPHLRYVTQAGGRLAPERVREFAELGRERGWDFVVMYGQTEATARMAYLPAHLASAHPDCIGIPIPGGEFTLEPVEDAGDEGDEPRELVYHGPNVMMGYAKSAGDLSLGRTLTALRTGDLARRTPEGLYRVVGRRSRFAKIFGLRIDLERLESALAEAGFTACCADDDAHLVIAVENPRSDPTELAVRLSGLPAAAVEVHPVERMPRLPNGKPDYPAIRRLAGPTPRGRDIRALYAATLGIDPARIHPDSTFVDLGGNSLTYVTTAARLERALGGLPADWPNTPVADLERTPESHRRFGRTLDTATLLRAVGIVLIVSAHAGVFVRWGAAHVLLGVAGFNFARFAATAAPPAERLRHTLRAVGYIAVPTALWVALTLPFSDYYGWQNVLLLNKILGPHDSATAGHLWFLEVLVYFMLVAALLIRIPAVDRWQRAEPFWFAMALVALSLVFRYQAFGLYSAKDIPFSPLAVWLFALGWAAAKATSVWQRMTVSAVVLIAVPGYFGVPERERLIMAGLLALVWLSAVRVPAVVAVCAAVLADGSLFVYLLHWQVYPLFEQHRLAGLLASLAAGVIATGAATWLRRWGSVRYRAFRSRRSALHGPHPRRRVLRQFGDQDVAGNRLTGKVIE, encoded by the coding sequence GTGACCGTCCATCCGATCGTCGAGCGTCTGCGCACCTTCGACGAGCGGATCGCCGTCCATTGCCCCGACCCGGGCGCGGACGGCGATGCCGGGTGCGAACCCGGCCGGCAGGTGACCAACGCTCGGCTTGCGACGCTCGTCGAGGCCTACGCGACCGAGCTGGGCCCGGCCCGCCGCCTCGTCGCGCTCGCCGCGCGCAACGACCTGGCCTCGCTCGTCGCGTATCTCGGAGCGCTCAGCGCCGGGTGCGTCGTGTTGCTCGCCGAGCGGATCACTGCGGAGTTGCGGGACACCTACGACCCGGACATAGTCATCGAGGACGGCCGCGCCCGCGTGGTCCGGGAACGCTCGGCGCATCGTCTGCATCCGGATCTCGCGCTGCTGCTGAGTACGTCGGGGTCCACCGGGTCGCCGAAGCTGGTCCGGCTCTCCGCGGAGAACCTGCGCTCGAACGCCGCCGCCATCGCCGATTACCTGGCCATCGGCCCGGACGACTGCGCGGCCACCACCTTGCCGATGTTCTACTGCTACGGGCTGTCGGTGGTGCACAGCCACCTGGTGCGCGGGGCGAGCCTTCTGCTCACCGACCGGTCGGTACTCGACGCGGAATTCTGGCAGGCGTTCCGGGACTGCCGGGCAACGTCTTTCGCCGCGGTTCCCTACACCATCGATCTCCTGGACCGGATCGGTTTCGCCCGCAAGTCCCTGCCCCACCTGCGCTACGTCACGCAAGCGGGCGGCAGGCTCGCGCCGGAGCGCGTGCGCGAATTCGCCGAACTCGGCCGGGAACGCGGCTGGGACTTCGTGGTGATGTACGGCCAGACCGAGGCCACCGCCCGGATGGCGTACCTGCCCGCGCATCTGGCGAGCGCGCATCCCGACTGCATCGGGATCCCCATTCCGGGCGGCGAATTCACCCTCGAGCCGGTCGAGGATGCCGGTGACGAAGGGGACGAACCGCGCGAACTGGTCTATCACGGGCCCAATGTGATGATGGGCTACGCGAAGTCGGCCGGGGATCTGTCCCTCGGCCGCACGCTGACGGCCCTGCGCACCGGCGACCTGGCCCGGCGCACACCGGAGGGTTTGTATCGGGTGGTCGGCAGGCGCAGCCGGTTCGCCAAGATCTTCGGGTTGCGCATCGATCTGGAACGGCTCGAATCCGCGCTGGCGGAAGCCGGATTCACGGCTTGCTGCGCCGACGACGACGCGCACTTGGTCATCGCGGTCGAGAACCCGCGGTCGGATCCGACCGAGCTCGCCGTGCGCCTGTCCGGCCTGCCCGCCGCCGCGGTCGAGGTCCACCCGGTCGAGCGGATGCCACGGCTACCCAATGGCAAACCCGACTACCCCGCTATCCGCCGACTGGCCGGGCCGACGCCTCGAGGACGTGACATCCGTGCCCTCTACGCCGCCACCCTCGGCATCGACCCCGCACGGATCCACCCGGACAGCACCTTCGTCGATCTCGGCGGCAACTCGCTCACCTACGTGACCACCGCGGCGCGACTGGAGCGGGCACTCGGCGGCCTCCCCGCCGACTGGCCGAACACACCCGTCGCGGACTTGGAGCGGACACCCGAGAGCCACAGGCGCTTCGGACGGACGCTCGACACCGCGACACTGCTGCGCGCCGTCGGCATCGTGCTCATCGTGAGCGCGCACGCCGGAGTGTTCGTCCGGTGGGGCGCGGCACACGTACTGCTCGGGGTGGCCGGGTTCAACTTCGCGCGCTTCGCCGCGACCGCGGCGCCACCCGCCGAGCGATTGCGGCACACACTGCGCGCCGTGGGATACATCGCGGTGCCGACGGCGCTATGGGTCGCGCTGACGCTGCCGTTCAGCGACTACTACGGTTGGCAGAATGTCCTGTTGCTGAACAAGATCCTCGGCCCGCACGACAGTGCCACCGCCGGTCACCTGTGGTTTCTCGAGGTGCTCGTGTACTTCATGCTGGTCGCCGCGCTGCTGATCCGGATCCCCGCGGTGGACCGGTGGCAACGCGCCGAGCCGTTCTGGTTCGCGATGGCGCTGGTCGCGCTGAGCCTCGTCTTCCGATACCAGGCGTTCGGTCTGTATTCGGCGAAGGACATCCCGTTCTCTCCGCTGGCGGTCTGGCTCTTCGCGCTCGGCTGGGCGGCGGCGAAGGCGACGTCGGTGTGGCAGCGGATGACGGTGAGTGCCGTCGTACTGATCGCGGTGCCTGGATATTTCGGCGTTCCCGAGCGGGAACGACTGATCATGGCGGGTTTGCTCGCACTGGTGTGGTTGTCCGCGGTCCGGGTTCCCGCCGTCGTCGCCGTCTGCGCGGCGGTGCTGGCCGACGGCTCGCTGTTCGTCTATCTGCTGCACTGGCAGGTGTACCCGCTGTTCGAACAGCACCGGCTCGCGGGGCTGCTCGCTTCCCTGGCAGCGGGTGTGATCGCGACCGGTGCGGCGACCTGGCTGCGACGCTGGGGATCGGTGCGGTACCGGGCATTTCGGTCGCGGCGGTCAGCTCTCCACGGTCCACACCCGCGCCGCCGCGTCCTGCGCCAGTTTGGCGATCAGGATGTCGCGGGGAATCGTCTGACCGGCAAAGTGATCGAGTGA
- a CDS encoding PAC2 family protein, producing MNASETPDPELPTLRDPVLVAAFEGWNDAGDAASGAVEHLELIWDAEPLAELDSEDYYDYQVNRPTVRQVDGVTREIQWPSTMLSVCSPPGSDRDVVLLRGIEPNMRWRSFCGDLLEFIEQLGVQTVVILGALLADTPHTRPVPVTGSAYSKEAAERFNLEQTRYEGPTGITGVLQDQCVKAGVPAVSFWAAVPHYVSQPPNPKATIALLHRVEDVLDIEVPLGELPKQAEDWETAVNEMTVGDEEISEYVRSLEERGDAAVDVNEAMAKIDGDAIAAEFEKYLRRRGPGSFGL from the coding sequence GTGAACGCCAGTGAAACTCCCGATCCGGAACTGCCGACGTTGCGGGATCCGGTACTGGTCGCCGCCTTCGAGGGGTGGAACGACGCCGGTGACGCGGCCAGCGGCGCCGTCGAGCATCTGGAACTGATCTGGGACGCCGAGCCGTTGGCCGAACTCGACTCCGAGGACTACTACGACTATCAGGTCAACCGGCCGACCGTGCGTCAGGTGGACGGGGTGACCAGGGAAATCCAGTGGCCGTCGACGATGTTGTCGGTCTGCTCGCCGCCCGGTAGCGACCGCGACGTGGTGCTGCTGCGCGGCATCGAACCGAACATGCGCTGGCGCAGCTTCTGCGGCGACCTGCTGGAGTTCATCGAGCAGCTCGGGGTGCAGACGGTGGTGATCCTCGGCGCCCTGCTCGCGGACACCCCGCACACCAGGCCGGTGCCGGTGACCGGCTCGGCCTACAGCAAGGAGGCGGCCGAGCGGTTCAACCTGGAGCAGACCCGCTACGAGGGACCGACCGGCATCACCGGCGTACTGCAGGACCAGTGCGTCAAGGCGGGCGTCCCGGCGGTGTCGTTCTGGGCCGCGGTCCCGCACTACGTCTCCCAGCCGCCGAATCCGAAGGCGACCATCGCGCTGCTGCACCGGGTCGAGGACGTGCTCGACATCGAGGTGCCGCTGGGTGAGCTGCCCAAGCAGGCCGAGGACTGGGAGACCGCGGTCAACGAGATGACCGTGGGCGACGAGGAGATCAGCGAGTACGTGCGCTCGCTGGAGGAGCGCGGGGACGCGGCGGTCGACGTCAACGAGGCGATGGCCAAGATCGATGGCGACGCCATCGCAGCCGAATTCGAGAAGTACCTGCGCAGGCGGGGTCCGGGTAGCTTCGGTCTCTGA
- the metH gene encoding methionine synthase, with product MSASVPAEFDTTLLDTLRRRVVIGDGAMATMLQATDLTLDDFRGLEGCNEILNETRPDVLRGIHRAYFEAGADAVETNTFGCNLSNLADYDLGDRIRDLSERGTRLAREVADEMGPSSDGTPRYVLGSMGPGTKLPTLGHAPFAALRDAYTEAALGMLDGGADAILIETCQDLLQVKAAVTGSRRAMAKLGRRIPVITHVTVETTGTMLVGSEIGAALTALEPLGIDMIGLNCATGPAEMSEHLRHLSRHAQVPVSVMPNAGLPVLGADGAVYPLSPEELAVALRGFVTEFGLALVGGCCGTTPEHIRQVTAAVREVERTLPPIAERRAPVHEPSVSSMYTAVPFEQDASVLMIGERTNANGSKAFREAMLAGDWQKCLDIAKDQTRDGAHMLDLCVDYVGRDGARDMAELAGRLATASTLPIMLDSTEAPVLQAGLEHLGGRCAVNSVNYEDGDGPDSRFQQTMRLVAEHGAAVVALTIDEEGQARTAAKKVEIAERLIADITGNWGLSESDIIIDTLTFTLGTGQEESRRDGLETIEAIRELKRRHPRVQTTLGLSNISFGLNPAARQVLNSVFMHECVEAGLDSAIVHASKILPISRIPDEQREAALDLVYDRRAEGYDPLQKLMALFEGVSTSSSKASRAEELAALPLFERLERRIVDGERAGMEADLDAAMTEVPPLRIINETLLSGMKTVGELFGSGQMQLPFVLQSAEVMKAAVAYLEPHMEATDDSGKGRIVLATVKGDVHDIGKNLVDIILSNNGYEVVNLGIKQPISAILDAAVDKKADVIGMSGLLVKSTVVMKENLEELNAKGVAEQFPVLLGGAALTRSYVENDLTAVYAGDVHYARDAFEGLRLMGDIMTRKRGGELDPDSPEAVAERERAAERRARHERSKRIAAERRAAEVPVVVPERSDVAAELPVPVPPFWGTRVVKGLALHEYSGLLDERALFLGQWGLRGQRGGDGPSYEELVETEGRPRLRAWLDRLSTEGVLQHAAVVYGYFPAVSEGDDVIVLTEPEPDAPERYRFTFPRQQRDRFLCIADFIRSRAYARTTGQVDVLPFQLVTMGQPIADFANELFAGDSYRDYLEVHGIGVQLTEALAEYWHRRIREELVLDGHAVADSDPADVVDYFKLGYRGARYSFGYGACPELEDRAKLVDLLEADRIGVALSEELQLHPEQSTDAFVLVHPEAKYFNA from the coding sequence ATGTCTGCGTCCGTCCCCGCCGAGTTCGACACCACGCTACTCGACACGCTGCGCCGCCGTGTCGTCATCGGCGACGGTGCGATGGCCACCATGCTGCAAGCCACCGACCTGACCCTGGACGATTTCCGCGGGCTGGAGGGCTGTAACGAGATCCTCAACGAGACCCGCCCCGATGTCCTGCGCGGCATCCACCGGGCCTATTTCGAGGCGGGCGCCGACGCGGTCGAGACCAACACCTTCGGCTGCAATCTGTCCAACCTCGCCGACTACGACCTCGGCGACCGGATCCGTGATCTCTCCGAGCGGGGCACCCGCCTGGCACGCGAGGTCGCCGACGAGATGGGTCCCTCGTCGGACGGTACGCCACGCTACGTGCTCGGTTCGATGGGGCCCGGCACCAAATTGCCCACGCTGGGGCACGCCCCGTTCGCCGCGCTGCGCGACGCCTACACCGAGGCCGCTCTCGGCATGCTCGACGGCGGCGCCGACGCGATCCTCATCGAGACCTGCCAGGATCTGCTGCAGGTGAAAGCGGCCGTGACCGGCAGCAGGCGCGCGATGGCGAAACTGGGGCGTCGAATCCCCGTCATCACGCACGTCACGGTGGAGACCACCGGCACGATGCTGGTCGGCAGCGAGATCGGCGCGGCGCTCACCGCGCTGGAGCCGCTTGGCATCGACATGATCGGGCTGAACTGCGCGACCGGCCCGGCCGAGATGAGCGAGCACCTGCGCCACCTGTCCAGGCACGCGCAGGTGCCGGTCTCGGTGATGCCGAACGCCGGGCTGCCGGTGCTGGGCGCGGACGGGGCGGTGTACCCGCTGTCGCCCGAGGAGTTGGCGGTAGCGCTGCGCGGGTTCGTCACCGAGTTCGGGCTGGCCTTGGTAGGCGGTTGCTGCGGGACCACGCCCGAGCACATCCGCCAGGTCACCGCCGCGGTGCGTGAAGTGGAGCGCACCCTCCCGCCGATCGCCGAGCGTCGCGCGCCGGTACACGAGCCGAGTGTGTCCAGCATGTACACCGCGGTGCCGTTCGAGCAGGACGCCTCGGTCCTGATGATCGGCGAGCGGACGAACGCGAACGGTTCCAAAGCGTTCCGCGAGGCCATGCTCGCCGGGGACTGGCAGAAGTGCCTGGACATCGCCAAGGACCAGACTCGCGACGGGGCGCACATGCTCGATCTGTGTGTCGACTACGTCGGCCGGGACGGCGCGCGCGATATGGCCGAGCTGGCCGGTCGACTGGCCACCGCCTCGACGCTGCCGATCATGCTCGATTCCACCGAGGCCCCGGTACTGCAGGCCGGGTTGGAACACCTCGGCGGTCGCTGTGCGGTCAATTCGGTGAACTACGAGGACGGCGACGGTCCCGATTCGCGTTTCCAGCAGACCATGCGGCTGGTCGCCGAGCACGGCGCCGCGGTGGTCGCGCTGACCATCGACGAGGAGGGCCAGGCCCGCACCGCGGCGAAGAAGGTCGAGATCGCCGAGCGGCTGATCGCCGACATCACCGGCAACTGGGGGCTGTCGGAAAGCGACATCATCATCGACACGCTCACCTTCACCCTCGGCACCGGCCAGGAGGAGTCGCGCCGCGACGGGCTGGAGACCATCGAGGCCATCCGTGAACTCAAGCGCCGCCATCCCCGCGTGCAGACGACGCTGGGCCTGTCCAATATCTCCTTCGGCCTCAATCCGGCGGCCCGACAGGTGCTCAACTCGGTCTTCATGCACGAGTGCGTCGAGGCCGGGCTGGATTCCGCGATCGTGCACGCCTCCAAGATCCTCCCGATCAGCCGGATTCCCGACGAGCAGCGCGAGGCCGCGCTGGATCTGGTGTACGACCGCCGAGCAGAGGGGTACGACCCGCTGCAGAAGCTGATGGCCCTGTTCGAAGGCGTGTCCACGTCCTCGTCGAAGGCGTCGCGTGCGGAGGAACTGGCCGCGCTGCCGCTGTTCGAGCGGTTGGAGCGGCGCATTGTCGACGGTGAACGGGCGGGGATGGAGGCCGATCTGGACGCGGCCATGACCGAGGTGCCGCCGCTGCGGATCATCAACGAGACCCTGTTGTCGGGGATGAAGACGGTCGGCGAGCTGTTCGGCTCCGGCCAGATGCAGCTGCCGTTCGTGTTGCAGTCGGCCGAGGTGATGAAGGCCGCCGTCGCGTACCTCGAGCCGCATATGGAGGCCACCGACGACAGCGGCAAGGGGCGCATCGTGCTGGCCACCGTCAAGGGCGACGTGCACGACATCGGCAAGAACCTGGTCGACATCATCCTGTCCAACAACGGTTACGAGGTGGTCAACCTCGGAATCAAGCAGCCGATCTCGGCCATCCTCGACGCGGCGGTGGACAAGAAGGCCGACGTCATCGGCATGTCCGGTCTGCTGGTGAAGTCGACCGTGGTGATGAAGGAGAACCTCGAGGAACTCAACGCCAAGGGCGTGGCCGAGCAGTTCCCCGTGCTGCTCGGCGGCGCGGCGCTCACCCGCTCGTACGTGGAGAACGATCTCACCGCGGTGTACGCGGGCGACGTGCACTACGCGCGCGACGCGTTCGAGGGCCTGCGGCTGATGGGCGACATCATGACCCGCAAGCGCGGCGGCGAACTCGACCCGGACAGCCCGGAGGCCGTCGCCGAGCGGGAAAGGGCCGCCGAGCGCCGAGCGCGTCACGAGCGCTCCAAGCGGATCGCCGCGGAGCGCCGCGCGGCCGAGGTCCCCGTCGTGGTGCCCGAACGCTCCGACGTCGCGGCCGAGCTGCCGGTGCCGGTGCCGCCGTTCTGGGGCACGCGCGTGGTGAAAGGTCTGGCCCTGCACGAATACTCGGGTCTGCTCGATGAGCGGGCCCTGTTCCTGGGGCAGTGGGGCCTGCGTGGGCAGCGCGGTGGTGACGGCCCCAGCTACGAGGAACTGGTGGAGACCGAGGGCAGGCCGCGCCTGCGCGCCTGGCTGGACCGGCTGAGCACGGAAGGCGTCCTGCAACACGCCGCGGTCGTGTACGGCTACTTTCCCGCAGTGTCCGAAGGCGACGATGTCATCGTGCTCACCGAGCCGGAACCCGATGCGCCGGAACGGTACCGGTTCACCTTCCCGCGTCAGCAGCGCGACCGGTTCCTGTGCATCGCCGACTTCATCCGCTCGCGGGCGTACGCCCGAACGACCGGCCAGGTCGACGTTTTGCCGTTCCAGCTGGTCACCATGGGGCAGCCGATCGCCGATTTCGCCAACGAGCTGTTCGCGGGCGACAGTTACCGCGACTACCTCGAGGTGCACGGCATCGGCGTCCAGCTCACCGAGGCGCTGGCCGAGTACTGGCACCGCCGCATCCGCGAGGAACTCGTCCTCGACGGCCACGCGGTCGCCGACTCCGACCCGGCGGACGTGGTGGACTACTTCAAGCTCGGCTATCGCGGCGCACGCTACTCCTTCGGTTACGGCGCCTGCCCGGAGCTGGAGGACCGCGCCAAGCTGGTCGATCTGCTCGAGGCCGACCGCATCGGCGTCGCGCTGTCCGAAGAGTTGCAGCTGCATCCGGAACAGTCGACGGATGCCTTCGTCCTGGTGCATCCGGAGGCGAAGTACTTCAACGCGTAG
- a CDS encoding serine/threonine-protein kinase has product MTADRLIAGRYRLTDPIGTGAMGVVWRATDERLQRTVAVKQVLLGPGLTGSAALEAKRRAMREGRIAARLHHPNAITVFDVAEEDGQPWLVMEYLDAPSLAAKLSGDRTLPPLEVARIGAQAASALAAAHDAGIMHRDVKPANLLVADDGTVKITDFGISRAVGDVTVTATGFLAGTPAYLSPEVARGEDPEPASDVFALGSTLYAAVQGTPPFGEGDNPLALLHAVARAEIPPPESAGSLGPVLMYLLAPAVADRPTMREAKTLLEAVAAGLDPQLPAAVTKVIPAPATAAAATTVLPNHPAAVSPEQSGDTGVTTVVPAAEPGPLAPRPVTPPSAPRRAGMAATLPGVLRGPQRGRLIAVEVAAVVGVLILIGVIAMLAGADGEGGAAPTSSAVPPAAVAPENAPADPAGTESRQAPAQAPGRAPAQTSAAASPAPTSGPVPGPAPTSAGAPTPPPVPGTTPPAQTTNPAPSTTPPPPSTTPQPTTSSPVPTTTGPATTATTTPSGPPTSDRIASFIQGYYGMLPTNVSGAWTQLAPGYQAQTGYDSYVKFWGTIRAVSVGSVTQNGGNRAVVALTYTLKNGTTTSENRWIEVVGDSAKLQIAASGT; this is encoded by the coding sequence ATGACGGCGGATCGACTGATCGCGGGACGGTATCGGCTCACGGATCCGATCGGCACCGGCGCCATGGGTGTGGTCTGGCGGGCGACCGACGAGCGGTTGCAGCGCACCGTCGCGGTCAAACAGGTGCTCCTGGGTCCCGGACTGACCGGGTCAGCGGCGCTGGAGGCGAAACGGCGTGCCATGCGGGAGGGGCGGATCGCCGCGCGCCTGCACCATCCGAACGCCATCACCGTGTTCGACGTGGCGGAGGAGGACGGCCAGCCCTGGCTGGTCATGGAGTACCTGGACGCGCCGAGCCTGGCGGCCAAACTGTCGGGCGATCGCACGTTGCCGCCGCTCGAGGTCGCCCGGATCGGCGCGCAGGCGGCGAGCGCCCTGGCGGCCGCACACGACGCGGGGATCATGCACCGGGACGTGAAGCCGGCGAACCTGCTGGTCGCCGACGACGGCACGGTCAAGATCACCGACTTCGGCATCTCCCGCGCGGTCGGCGACGTGACGGTCACGGCCACCGGATTCCTCGCCGGGACGCCGGCCTATCTGTCGCCGGAGGTGGCTCGTGGCGAGGATCCGGAACCGGCTTCCGACGTCTTCGCCCTCGGTTCGACGCTGTACGCGGCGGTGCAGGGCACCCCGCCGTTCGGCGAGGGCGACAACCCGCTCGCCCTGCTGCACGCGGTCGCGCGGGCCGAGATCCCGCCGCCCGAGTCCGCGGGCTCGCTGGGGCCGGTGCTGATGTACCTGCTCGCTCCCGCCGTCGCCGACCGCCCGACCATGCGGGAGGCGAAAACGCTCCTCGAAGCCGTTGCGGCGGGCCTGGATCCACAGTTGCCCGCGGCGGTGACCAAGGTGATTCCCGCGCCCGCCACGGCTGCCGCCGCGACCACCGTGCTGCCGAACCACCCCGCCGCAGTGTCGCCGGAGCAGTCCGGCGATACCGGAGTCACCACGGTCGTACCCGCCGCGGAGCCGGGTCCACTCGCGCCGCGACCGGTTACGCCACCCTCGGCGCCGAGGCGGGCCGGGATGGCTGCGACGTTGCCGGGCGTTCTGCGTGGCCCGCAGCGAGGCCGGTTGATCGCCGTGGAAGTCGCCGCGGTGGTCGGGGTGCTGATCCTGATCGGTGTCATCGCGATGCTGGCCGGAGCGGACGGCGAGGGCGGAGCCGCGCCGACCTCGTCGGCGGTGCCTCCGGCCGCTGTGGCGCCCGAGAACGCACCGGCCGACCCGGCCGGAACCGAGTCGCGGCAGGCCCCGGCGCAAGCTCCAGGCCGAGCCCCGGCGCAAACCTCCGCCGCCGCATCGCCCGCACCCACGTCCGGGCCCGTGCCGGGGCCCGCGCCCACGTCGGCGGGTGCCCCGACGCCCCCGCCCGTCCCGGGAACCACTCCTCCGGCGCAAACGACGAACCCCGCACCGAGCACCACCCCGCCGCCGCCAAGCACCACACCGCAGCCCACCACGTCGAGCCCGGTCCCGACCACCACCGGGCCGGCCACCACCGCGACGACCACTCCGTCCGGGCCACCCACGTCCGATCGGATCGCCTCGTTCATCCAGGGCTACTACGGAATGCTGCCCACCAACGTGTCCGGCGCATGGACGCAGTTGGCGCCCGGTTACCAGGCGCAGACCGGCTACGACTCCTACGTGAAGTTCTGGGGCACCATCCGTGCGGTGAGCGTGGGCTCGGTCACGCAGAACGGCGGGAATCGGGCGGTGGTCGCGCTCACCTATACCTTGAAGAACGGAACGACGACGTCCGAGAACCGCTGGATCGAGGTCGTCGGCGACAGCGCCAAGCTGCAGATAGCGGCGTCGGGCACTTAG
- a CDS encoding HAD family hydrolase, which translates to MDGTLLDSEKLWDVAVRELAREHGHEMTDAVRHALIGASGPNALRIMFTGLGIEPTPGSLRAAGEFLERRVTELMTGPIPWRPGAKDALAMVRAAGLSSALVTNTKRSLTEFGLDTLGRDFFDVSVCGDEVAHGKPEPDVYLRAAELFGLAPEQCVAVEDSPTGARAAQAAGCALVVVPCEIPVPDAPGRLFRDSLLGLTVADLEQALRLRD; encoded by the coding sequence ATGGACGGCACGCTGCTCGACTCGGAGAAACTCTGGGACGTGGCGGTGCGGGAGCTGGCGCGCGAACACGGTCACGAGATGACCGACGCGGTCCGGCACGCGCTGATCGGGGCATCGGGCCCGAACGCCCTGCGCATCATGTTCACCGGCCTGGGCATCGAGCCGACGCCCGGCTCGCTGCGGGCGGCGGGGGAGTTCCTGGAACGGCGGGTGACCGAATTGATGACCGGCCCCATCCCGTGGCGGCCGGGCGCGAAGGACGCGCTGGCCATGGTCCGCGCCGCGGGTCTGTCCAGCGCGCTCGTCACCAATACCAAGCGGTCGCTCACGGAGTTCGGTCTCGACACGCTGGGGCGCGACTTCTTCGACGTCTCGGTCTGCGGCGACGAGGTGGCGCACGGCAAGCCGGAGCCGGATGTCTATCTGCGCGCCGCCGAGTTGTTCGGGCTCGCTCCGGAACAGTGTGTCGCGGTGGAGGACTCGCCCACCGGCGCCCGCGCGGCGCAGGCGGCGGGTTGCGCGCTGGTGGTCGTCCCGTGCGAGATTCCCGTGCCGGACGCGCCGGGACGGTTGTTCCGCGATTCACTCCTCGGGCTGACCGTCGCGGATCTGGAACAGGCTCTGCGCCTACGCGATTGA
- a CDS encoding HalD/BesD family halogenase, with product MAALGVLDEIIDTARYPLADPGSSALREAVRRARAELADTGCTVLRGFIRPELTDTLRAQGERMAPHAHYEVEQVNAYNIPLDADLPEDHPGRIVLERGNAFVPRDRIPADALIHRLYTDELFQRFVADCFGLAELHEFADPLAGLCLNVVAPGMSHPWHFDTNEFTVSMLTQPAEDGGVFEYCPNIRTPEAEHLDDVRAVLTGTGERFVQRLELRPGDLQLFQGRFSLHRVSPVSGARQRHSAIFAYTDRPGMVGTVERTRQLFGRVLPDHLAAAADAVRGDRLLD from the coding sequence ATGGCAGCGTTGGGCGTCCTCGACGAGATCATAGATACCGCACGGTATCCCCTGGCGGATCCGGGAAGCTCCGCGCTGCGCGAAGCGGTGCGGCGCGCCCGCGCGGAACTGGCCGACACCGGCTGCACGGTGCTGCGTGGTTTCATCCGACCCGAGCTGACCGACACCCTGCGGGCGCAGGGGGAGCGGATGGCCCCGCACGCGCATTACGAGGTCGAGCAGGTCAACGCCTACAACATCCCCCTGGACGCCGACCTGCCGGAAGACCATCCGGGCCGGATCGTGCTGGAGCGCGGCAACGCCTTCGTGCCCCGCGACCGCATCCCCGCCGACGCGCTGATCCACCGCCTCTACACCGACGAGTTGTTCCAGCGGTTCGTCGCCGACTGCTTCGGTTTGGCCGAATTGCACGAGTTCGCCGATCCCCTCGCCGGACTGTGCCTCAACGTCGTCGCGCCGGGTATGTCGCATCCCTGGCATTTCGACACCAACGAATTCACCGTCTCGATGCTGACCCAGCCCGCCGAGGACGGTGGCGTCTTCGAGTACTGCCCCAACATCCGCACACCCGAGGCGGAACACCTCGACGACGTCCGCGCCGTGCTCACCGGTACCGGCGAGCGTTTCGTCCAGCGGCTCGAACTGCGTCCGGGCGACCTGCAGCTGTTCCAGGGTCGCTTCTCGTTGCACCGCGTCTCACCCGTCAGCGGTGCACGCCAGCGCCATTCGGCCATTTTCGCCTACACCGATCGTCCCGGAATGGTCGGCACGGTGGAGCGCACCCGGCAATTGTTCGGCCGCGTGCTCCCCGACCATCTAGCCGCCGCGGCCGACGCCGTCCGGGGCGATCGACTGCTCGACTGA